The Rhodobacter sp. genome segment GGCCGTCGCCCGCGACCCGGGTTCGCGCGCCAAGATCGCGGTTATCAGCTATGACAGCTCGATCGACCCGGTCGGCGCCTGCGTCGGTATGCGCGGCAGCCGCGTTCAGGCCGTGGTGAACGAGCTTCAGGGCGAGAAGATCGACATCATCCCGTGGAACGAGGAACAGGCGACCTTCCTGGTCAACGCGCTGCAACCGGCCGAGGTCTCCAAGGTCGTGATCGACGAGGACGCCGCCCGCATCGAGGTCGTGGTCCCCGACGAACAATTGTCGCTGGCCATCGGCCGTCGCGGCCAGAACGTGCGTCTGGCCAGCCAGCTCACCGGGCTGGACATCGACATCATGACCGAATCGGACGAATCGGCCCGTCGCCAGGCGGAATTCGCGGAACGCACCAAGCTGTTCATGGACGCGCTCGATGTCGATGAGATGATGGCGCAGCTTCTGGTGGCCGAGGGTTTCGGCAACCTCGAGGAGGTCGCCTATGTCGAGATCGACGAACTGCTGTCGATCGACGGCTTCGACGAGGACACCGCGACCGAATTGCAGGCCCGGGCCCGCGACCGGATCGAGGCGCTCAACCAGGCCGCGCTGGACAACGCCCGTTCGATGGGCGCGGAACCCAGCCTCATTGACTTCGAGGGTCTGACACCCCAGATGATCGAGGCACTGGCCAAGGACGGGGTCAAGACCCTGGACGACTTCGCCACCTGCGCCGACTGGGAACTGGCGGGCGGCTGGACCACCGTCGATGGCCAGCGGGTCAAGGACGACGGCATTCTGGAACCCTTCGACATGAGCCTGGAAGAGGCCCAGACGCTCATCATGACCGCGCGCGTTCAGCTTGGCTGGGTCGATCCCGCCGATCTGGCGCAGGCGGACGAGGACGAGACCGACGCCGAAGGCGACGAGGAGTAAGGACCAGCCATGACGCGGGGCGGGCGCGCAAAGGACCGGGATCAGCCGGATCGGCGCTGCATCGTCACGGGTGCGGTGCAACCCAAGGGCGGGCTGCTGCGCTTTGTCATCGGCCCCGAGGCCCAGGTCGTCCCCGACATCGAGGGGCGGCTGCCGGGCCGGGGCATCTATGTCGCCGCCGACGGCGCGACGCTGGCGCAGGCGGTGAAGCGCAAGCTTTTCGCCCGCGCCGCCCGCGCCCCGGTGACGGTGCCCGACGGGCTGGCCGGCACGGTCGAGGAATTGCTGACGCGGCGGGTGATCGAACTCGTGGCGCTGGCGCGAAAGGCGGGACAGGCGGTCGCGGGCTACGAAAAGGCGCGCGACTGGCTGGTCTCGGGGCAGGCGACGGTGCTGATCCAGGCCGCCGACGGGTCCGAGCGCGGCAAGACCAAGCTCAGACCCCCACCGGGCGAAGGGTCCCATGTCACCTGCCTGACAGCGCGGGAAATCGGTTTGGCTTTCGGCCGCGAACATGTGATACATGCGGCGCTTGCCGCTGGCGGTCTGTCCGCACGTGTAGTAGAGGAAGCGGCGAAGCTCGCGCGATTGCGCGGGCAGGACGGCGGTGAAACGCCCGCCGGAGAGGATTGACGAGACGCATGAGCGATACTGACGGCAAGAAACCCCTTGGGCTGCGTGGCGGCTCGACCCCCGGCCAGGTGAAGCAAAGCTTCAGCCACGGCCGGACGAAGGCGGTTGTTGTGGAAACCAAACGCAAGCGCGTGGTGGTGCCCAAGCCCGGTGCCGGCTCGTCGTCGGAGAGCTCGACGGCGTCAAAGGCTGCGGCTATCGGCGGCGGGTCGCGTCGCCCGGCTGGCATCTCCGAGGCCGAGCTTGAGCGCCGCCTCGCCGCGGTGCGCGCCGCAAAGGCCCGCGAGGCCGAGGACGCGCAGCAGCGCGCCAACGAGGAACGCCAGCGCGAGGAAGATCGCGAGCGCCGCCGCCAGGAGGTCGAAGCCCGCGAGCGCGAAGAGCGCGAGCGCGACGCCGCCCGCAAGGCCAAGGAAGAAGAAGAGGCCCGCAAGGTCGCCGAAGCCGAAAAGGCCGAAGCCGCCGCCAAGGCCGCCGAAGCCGCCCCCGCGCCCCGCGCCGACAAGGCCGCAGCGCCCGCCGCCGCTGGCGCTGGTGCCGCAGCGGCCGCAGCAGCGGCTGCACCCGCCGGCGACCGCACCGACCGCACCAGCCCGGTGCGCGGTGGTGGCACGCCGACCCCGCGCAAGGCCGAACGCGAACGCGAGGATCGCGACAGCCGCGGCAAGGTCCGCGACGACGGCGGCCGCCGCGCCGGCAAACTGACGCTGAACGCCGCGCTGGATGGCGAGGGCGGGCGGCACCGGTCGCTGGCCGCGATGAAGCGCAAGCAGGAAAAGGCCCGCGCCAAGGCGCTGGGCATGGGCCACAAGCCCGAGAAGCAGTCGCGCGATGTGCAGCTGCCGGAAACGATTGTCGTGCAGGAACTGGCCAACCGGATGGCCGAACGTGCCGCCGACATTGTCAAGGCGCTGATGAAGATGGGCATGATGGTCGCGATGAATCAGACCATCGACGCCGACACCGCCGAACTGGTGATCGAGGAATTCGGCCACCGGGCGGTGCGCGTGTCCGATTCGGACGTGGAACAGGTCATCGACACCGTTCTGGACAAGGCAGAGGATCTGCATCCGCGCCCGCCGATCATCACGATCATGGGCCACGTCGACCACGGCAAGACCTCGTTGCTGGACGCCATTCGCAAGACCAATGTCGTCTCGGGCGAAGCCGGCGGCATCACGCAGCACATCGGTGCCTATCAGGTGACAACCGATTCGGGGGCGGTGCTGACCTTCCTCGACACGCCCGGACACGCGGCCTTCACCTCGATGCGGGCCCGTGGCGCGCAGGTGACGGATATCGTCGTGCTGGTGGTCGCCGCCGATGACGCGGTCATGCCGCAGACCATCGAGGCGCTGAACCACGCGAAAGCGGCGGGCGTGCCGATGATCGTGGCGATCAACAAATGCGACAAGCCCTCGGCCGATCCGAACCGCGTGCGCA includes the following:
- the nusA gene encoding transcription termination/antitermination protein NusA produces the protein MAITSANQLELLQTAEAVAREKLIDPELVVQAMEDSLARAAKSRYGADMDIRVHIDRKTGRAQFTRVRTVVEDDLLENHHAEVTVAQAKQYLADPQIGDEIADEVPPVELGRIAAQSAKQVILQKVREAERDRQYDEFRDRVGTIINGTVKREEYGNIIVDIGRGEGILRRNEKIGRESYRPNDRIRCFIKDVRREARGPQVFLSRTAPEFMAALFKMEVPEIYDGIIEIKAVARDPGSRAKIAVISYDSSIDPVGACVGMRGSRVQAVVNELQGEKIDIIPWNEEQATFLVNALQPAEVSKVVIDEDAARIEVVVPDEQLSLAIGRRGQNVRLASQLTGLDIDIMTESDESARRQAEFAERTKLFMDALDVDEMMAQLLVAEGFGNLEEVAYVEIDELLSIDGFDEDTATELQARARDRIEALNQAALDNARSMGAEPSLIDFEGLTPQMIEALAKDGVKTLDDFATCADWELAGGWTTVDGQRVKDDGILEPFDMSLEEAQTLIMTARVQLGWVDPADLAQADEDETDAEGDEE
- a CDS encoding RNA-binding protein, whose translation is MTRGGRAKDRDQPDRRCIVTGAVQPKGGLLRFVIGPEAQVVPDIEGRLPGRGIYVAADGATLAQAVKRKLFARAARAPVTVPDGLAGTVEELLTRRVIELVALARKAGQAVAGYEKARDWLVSGQATVLIQAADGSERGKTKLRPPPGEGSHVTCLTAREIGLAFGREHVIHAALAAGGLSARVVEEAAKLARLRGQDGGETPAGED
- the infB gene encoding translation initiation factor IF-2; the protein is MSDTDGKKPLGLRGGSTPGQVKQSFSHGRTKAVVVETKRKRVVVPKPGAGSSSESSTASKAAAIGGGSRRPAGISEAELERRLAAVRAAKAREAEDAQQRANEERQREEDRERRRQEVEAREREERERDAARKAKEEEEARKVAEAEKAEAAAKAAEAAPAPRADKAAAPAAAGAGAAAAAAAAAPAGDRTDRTSPVRGGGTPTPRKAEREREDRDSRGKVRDDGGRRAGKLTLNAALDGEGGRHRSLAAMKRKQEKARAKALGMGHKPEKQSRDVQLPETIVVQELANRMAERAADIVKALMKMGMMVAMNQTIDADTAELVIEEFGHRAVRVSDSDVEQVIDTVLDKAEDLHPRPPIITIMGHVDHGKTSLLDAIRKTNVVSGEAGGITQHIGAYQVTTDSGAVLTFLDTPGHAAFTSMRARGAQVTDIVVLVVAADDAVMPQTIEALNHAKAAGVPMIVAINKCDKPSADPNRVRTDLLHHEVVVEQMGGDVQDVEVSALTGKGLDNLLEAIALQAEILELTANPERAAQGAVIEAKLDVGRGPVATVLVQHGTLRKGDIFVVGEQWGKVRALINDKGERVDEAGPSVPVEVLGLNGTPEAGDVLNVVETEAQAREIADYREQAAKDKRAAAGAATTLEQLMAKAKADENVAEMPVLVKADVQGSSEAIVQALEKVGNDEVRVRVLHYGVGAVTDSDVGLAEASGAPIIAFNVRANATARNAAAQKGVEIRYYSIIYDLIDDIKAAASGLLKDEVREHFIGYAAIKEVFKVTGVGKVAGCLVTEGVARRSAGVRLLRDNVVIHEGTLKTLKRFKDEVKEVISGQECGMAFENYDDIRQGDVIEIFERQTVERKLD